The sequence below is a genomic window from Trichocoleus desertorum ATA4-8-CV12.
ACCTAGATATGATGTTTTAGAGTACAGGGCTTGAGGGTGAGGTCGTTGGCAAAAAACGATAGTCTATAACCTGGTACGTTTAGATTTGCTCTCTAACTCTTCTCTAACTCTAGAATGTCTTACGATTGGTTGACTCCTAGCCACTGGATTATGCTGGGGCTGCTCTTGGGATTTGCGATCGCTCACAGCGGTCTAGCAGCACTGCGATCCCGTGGTGAGAAATTGATTGGCCCTCGCCTCTATCGAATTTTATTTGCGCTCGTGAGTTTGCCCTTAGCCTCAGTGCTGATTATTTACTTCTTCAATCATCGCTACGACGGTTTCCAGCTTTGGCAAGCACAGGGCATCCCTGGAGTTAAGGAAACGGTCTGGATTCTCTCCGCAATTTCCTTTTTGTTTCTCTATCCAGCCACATTTAACTTGTTAGAAGTTGCGGCTATTCAGAAACCTCAAGTCCATCTGTTTGAAAGCGGGATCATTCGAATTACCCGTCACCCCCAGATGGTCGGCCAGTTGATTTGGTGTATCGCTCACACGCTTTGGCTAGGCACTACCTTTACACTGCTGACCTCGGTTGGGCTGATGGCACATCATCTTTTTGCCGTATGGCATGGCGATCGCCGCTTACAAGCTCGATATGGCGAATCTTTTGAAACCCTAAAATCGCGCACTTCTATTATTCCGTTTTTGGCTGTCTGGCGAGGCGACCAAACCCTTAACTGGCAGGAGTTTGCTCGTCCTGCTTACATAGGAGTGGCTGGATTTGTTTTAATTTTTTGGTGGGCACATCCACTTTTAATGCGTGCGACAGGGAGCGTAGGCTGGTAGCATGATCCCAAATAAGATCAAATAACAAACCCTGAGGGATCATGCAATTGTCTGTGAATGAGCGGACTTTTAAACAAGAGGTTTTAGAATCTCCAACTCCCGTTTTAGTAAATTTTGGGGCTCCCTGGTGTGGTCTCTGCCGCATGATTAATCCCTTGCTCAGCCGCTTCCAAACTGAGTGGGGTGAGCAAGTCAAGCTGGTGGGTGTAAATGCAGACGAAAGTCTAAAACTCGCTAGCACTTACCGACTCACCACCCTACCCACCTTGCTGTGGATTGAAGGCGGCAAAGTCCTCCATCGGATCGATAGTTTTCATGGACGGGATGATCTGCGAATTGCTTTAGAGAAAATTGCGACCAGTCGGACGCTTTCTGCTAGAAAACTGCCAACTTCTTCATAAGAACAAATTTTTGAGACAGCTTTCGTTTGCACTGCCTACCCTTGGCAAACTCTTAACAAAGTAGATATAGCAACCCTAAATGGATTGGGAACAGGGGGTGGAGGCTTTGCCCCCACGCAAGGGTTTTACTCCTGCACCCCATTCAAGAATCAAAAAGGACTGCTATATATAGCAACCCAACGACTCGGCTTAATTATTTTTTCAAACTAAATTTTGGCACCAAACTCCATTCGACATGCTTGAATTGGAGAAATTTATGGTGAGATAAAAACTGGGAATACTGACATACATCTTGACTGTTTCGCCTTTGAGACCGTAGATGGAAGCGGAACCCTCTACTGTTGATTCCTCGCGAAGCCCTGCTTCAAGCTAAAGACGTTGATTTCTACTTGACAGTCTCCGTCGCAAGTGTATGCCAGAATGTTAAGGGCTTTGCCAACATAGAGTAGGTAGAAAAACTAAAGTAGGCGCGAGTGATGGAACCGATATATCAGTATGCCTGGCTGATTCCAGTGCTACCACTGCTAGGCGCGATGATAGTGGGCCTAGGGCTAATCTCCTTTAGCCAAACTACAGCTCACCTACGACGAGTGAGTGCAATTTTCATCGTGTCGCTGATTGGAGCAGCAATGGTGCTCTCCTTTGCGTTGCTGTGGAGTCAGCTACAAGGACATGAAACTTATACCCAAATGATTGATTGGGCCGCAGCTGGTAATTTCCAGCTGGCGATGGGTTACACCATCGACCACTTAACGTCACTAATGCTGGTCATTGTGACAACGGTTGCCTTTTTAGTCATGATTTACACCGACGGCTACATGGCCCATGACCCAGGATATGTGCGCTTCTACGCCTACCTGAGTTTGTTCAGCTCCTCTATGTTGGGTCTGGTCATTAGCCCGAACTTAGTGCAGGTCTACATCTTCTGGGAACTGGTGGGGATGTGCTCCTACCTGCTCATTGGTTTCTGGTTTGACCGTAAGGCTGCCGCTGATGCTTGCCAAAAAGCCTTTGTCACGAACCGAGTTGGTGACTTTGGTTTGCTGTTGGGGATTTTAGGGCTATTTTGGGCTACCAATAGCTTTGAGTTCGATGTGATTGGCGATCGCCTGCAAGAACTCACCGCTTCTGGATCTTTGAGTGCAGGTCTCGCTGCCTTATTTGCGGTTTTAGTGTTCTTAGGCCCAGTTGCCAAATCGGCTCAATTCCCGCTGCATGTCTGGCTACCCGATGCTATGGAAGGCCCGACTCCCATTTCCGCCCTGATTCACGCGGCAACGATGGTGGCGGCTGGGGTTTTCCTGATTGCACGGATGTTTCCAGTGTTCGAAGGTATTCCCTTGGTCATGGATGTGATTGCCTGGACGGGAGCCTTTACAGCCTTTCTAGGCGCAACGATCGCGATCACCCAAAACGATATTAAAAAAGGCTTAGCCTACTCCACCATGTCCCAGTTGGGTTACATGGTGATGGCAATGGGGGCAGGTGCTTACACCGCAGGTCTCTTTCACCTGATGACACACGCCTACTTTAAGGCGATGTTGTTCTTGGGTTCTGGCTCGGTGATTCATGGCATGGAAGGTGTGGTAGGCCACGATCCAGCTTATGCCCAGGATATGCGGATGATGGGCGGTCTGCGAAAGTATATGCCAATCACGGGTTTAACTTTCCTGATCGGCACCTTGGCCATCTCTGGAATTCCACCTTTTGCGGGTTTCTGGTCTAAAGATGAGATTTTGGGAGCTGCCTTTGCGGCTAACCCTGCTTTGTGGGCTGTCGGCTGGCTAACTGCTGGGATCACTGCCTTCTACATGTTCCGCATGTACTTCTCTACCTTTGAAGGCCCATTTCGCGGTACAGATTCTGACATTCGCCAGCAGATCCGCATTGAAACGCTACAAGCTCGCGGTTTAGCGTTTGGCCCTGGCGCGATGAACCCTCAAGAGCTGACCTTAGGAGAAGCTGAGGATCATGAAGTGGATAGCGGGCACGATCATGAGCATAGTGCTTCTCCCCATGAGTCACCGTTCTCGATGACGCTACCGCTGTTGGTTTTGGCGGTGCCCTCCATGCTGATTGGCTTGGTCGGAACTCCCTTCAACAATTACTTTGAAGCGTTCATTCACCCACCCACAGAAGCGGCGCATGAGGTGATGGAGGCGGCGGAAGCTTTCAACTTAAATGAGTTTCTCGTATTGGCGGGCGGTTCCGTCGGTGTCTCCCTGATTGGGATCACGTTGGCCTCGCTGATGTATCTGCGACATCAAATCGACCCAGGCGCGATCGCGGCCAAAATTCCTTCCCTCTACCAACTCTCCAAAAACAAGTGGTACTTTGACGAAATCTACGACGCGGTCTTTATCCAAGGAAGTCGTCGTCTGGCTCGTCAAGTGTTAGAAGTAGACGTGCGGATTGTAGATGGAGTTGTGAACCTAGCTGGATTCGTTACCCTAATTACAGGCGAAGGTCTGAAATATTTAGAGAATGGTCGAGCGCAGTTCTACGCCTTGATTGTATTCGGGGCAGTGCTGGGCTTGGTAATTCTCTCTGGCATTACCTAAAGCGACAGGGGCGGGACCATCCCGCCCTTTGCGGTTTAAAACTGAGTTTTGATTGTGATTTTAAGCTGTTATGGATTTGACACATTTTCCTTGGCTCAGTACGAGCATTTTGTTTCCGATCGCGGCAGCTTTGCTCTTGCCCATCATTCCAGATAAGGATGGTCGCACTGTCCGCTGGTATGCCCTAATTGTGGGCCTGCTCGATTTTGCTCTGCTCGTTTACGCTTTTTATACGCAATACGACTTCTCCAACCCAGGCTTACAACTGGTGGAGAGTTATTCTTGGGTGCCACAGCTTGACCTGAAATGGTCTGTGGGGGCTGATGGCCTCTCCATGCCACTGATTTTGCTGACAGGCTTTATTACCACACTGGCAACTTTAGCGGCTTGGCCTGTCACCCTAAAGCCAAAACTGTTTTACTTCCTGCTGCTAGCCATGTACGGCGGTCAGATCGCGGTGTTTGCCGTGCAGGATATGCTGCTGTTCTTCCTGGTGTGGGAGCTGGAGCTGATCCCGGTTTACTTGCTGCTAGCAATTTGGGGTGGGAAAAAGCGCCTCTATGCCGCGACCAAGTTTATCCTTTACACCGCTGGGGGATCGCTGTTCATTTTGGTGGCAGCCTTGGCGATGGCCTTCTACGGCGATACGGTCACGTTTGACATGCGATCGCTGATGGATAAGAACTTGCCGGTCAACTTGCAATTGTGGCTATATGGAGCATTCTTAATTGCTTATGCGGTGAAGCTGCCGATCTTCCCACTGCATACTTGGCTACCGGATGCCCACGGAGAGGCGACAGCTCCAGTCCACATGTTGCTGGCGGGGATTCTGCTGAAGATGGGCGGTTATGCCTTGATTCGGATGAATGCCGAAATGCTGCCCGATGCTCACGCCTATTTCGCCCCGATTTTGGTGGTGTTAGGGGTAGTGAACATTATTTACGCGGCCCTGACCTCGTTTGCTCAACGTAACCTAAAGCGGAAAATTGCCTACTCTTCGATTTCCCACATGGGCTTTGTGCTGATCGGGATCGGTTCCTTCACAGAGCTGGGCATGAGTGGAGCCGTACTTCAAATGGTTTCCCACGGTCTAATTGGAGCCAGCTTGTTCTTTCTCGTAGGAGCCACCTACGATCGCACCCATACGCTGATTTTGGATGAGATGGGTGGGGTAGGCCAACAAATGCCTAAGATCTTCTCGATGTTTACTGCTTGCTCGCTGGCTTCCTTGGCGCTACCAGGGATGAGTGGGTTTGTGGCTGAGTTGATGGTGTTTGTCGGCTTCTCTACCAGTGATGCTTACAGCTCTACCTTTAAGGTGATCATTGTCTTCCTGGCGGCGATCGGCGTAATTCTGACTCCGATTTACTTGCTCTCAATGCTCCGAGAGATCTTCTTTGGGCCAGAAAATAAAGAGCTTACTTCTCACGAAGCGTTGATTGACGCTGAACCCCGTGAAGTCTTCATCGTGGCTTGCTTGCTCATCCCCATCATTGGGATTGGGTTCTACCCCAAGCTGTTGACGCAGGTTTACGACTCCAAGACCGCTCAGCTCACGGCTCGCCTGCGTGATTCTGTGTTTACGGTGGCTCAAAGGCCGCAATCAACGACAGCTTCAACGCTCCCTTCTTTCTTACCGTTGGGGATCAAAGCGCAATCGCTGCAAGCTCCGACGATTGGCGATCGCTAACCCTTCGCTAATCCTCCAACTCATCAGTTAAAATTTTCGCAAGACCTCAGCTCCCCGCTGGGGTTTTTTGTTGGGCGATCGCGTGTTCTGCTAAACGCGTTGAGCATAATGGGAGAACAACCCCAATTGCGTGAGGTGAAGCAGCGATGGCGGTTCAGTTACTCCGGCGACAATTTACGGTGGCGCAGTATCACCAAATGGTTGAGGCAGGCATTCTGACTGAGGATGACCGAGTGGAGTTGCTTGAGGGAGAAATTATCGAGATGTCACCGATCGGTCGTCGTCATGCCGCTTGTGTGAATCGTTTAGTCCGTCTGTTTTCTGAGCGGCTAGGCGTTAGCGAAGCTATCCGAAGGAATCGCGTGATTGTTGCAGTCCAGAATCCAGTGGAGTTAAGCGATCGCTCGGAACCTCAACCGGATGTGGCGTTACTACAACCACGTCCAGATTTTTACGAAGCAGGTCATCCCCAACCGCAAGATATTTTGTTGCTGGTAGAAGTGGCGGATACGACGGTTGAGTTTGATCGGGAGATTAAGATGCCGCTGTATGCCAAGAGCGGGGTGCGGGAAGTGTGGCTGGTGGATTTGAACCAGAATGCGATCGCGGTTTACCGAGAACCGAGTTTGAGTGGTTACGCTCAAATGCAGCAGTTGCAGCGAGGGCAAGTGTTAACGGTGCAGGCGATCGCAGATGTTAGTTTGGCTGTGGATGAAGTGCTGGGATAATAATGGCATCTAACAACGGAAGACTATGGCTGACGAGCTACTTAAAGCATTTCAAGAAGCTTACAGAAATTTAGAGTTGTCACCGCTCAATGATCAGAAAGACCTTGAGAGGTTTAGGGTGGATTATGGCAACGACGTGATTGCGGAACTAGAGCAACTCGTCGAAGACAGCCCGAATGCAGATGGCAAGATCATTTTCACTGGGCATCGGGGTTGCGGTAAATCTACTCTACTCGCTGAATTTACCCGACGCTTTGATGATCGGTATTTCGTGGTGCTGTTCTCGATCGCAGACACGATTGAGATGTCGGATGTGAATCACACCAACATTTTGTTTGCGATCGCCGTCAATCTGATGACTGAGGCTGAGAAGCAACAGATTCCGATTCCTAAATCTACTAGAAATGAGTTTTATAAGTGGTTTGCCACACGCACAAAAACCGAGACTCAAACTGTGGGAGCTGAGGTTTCGGGTGGACTGGAACTATTAAAAATTATTAGCAGCAAGTTAAAAGTTGATGCCACTGTACGGCACGAAATCAAACAAGAGTTTGAACGTAGAATTTCAGATTTAGTTGCTCAGATTAATATTATTGCTGCCTCAATTCAGGCTGTAGCCAAAAAAGATGTTCTAGTTATTATTGATGATTTGGATAAGTTAGAGTTGTCTAGAGTTAATGATATTTATCGCGATAATATCAAGGCACTTTGTTTACCTGGATTCCGAATTATTTATACGATTCCAATTCCAGTTTTGCGTGATAAGTTTCTTAGACCTCTACTAGAGACGGAAACTAATGACCAAGTTGTCGTGATGTCGGTGGTGAAGCTGTTTGAGAAAGGAAAAAGTCGCCAACCTGACGCTCAACCACGCCCCGAAGCCTATGAAGTGCTTTGCGAGATCTTGAAAAAACGGATTTCAGATCAGCTTTTGGAGCACCATACCGCAGAGAAAATTGTACTAAGTAGTGGCGGTGTATTGCGAGAGTTAATTCGGATTGCTAATGAGTGCTGCCGCATTTGTTTACGCTTAATTCGACGCCAGCCTGATCAGCCCGTTGTGATTGATGATGAGATTTTAGATCAGGCTGTGAATGGGATTCGTAATGATTTTGCGGTTCCTCTAGGAAAAGTTGATTACGAGATTTTGCGAAAAACCTATGAAAGCTTCATGCCCGATGACCCAAAACAGGCAGAATTTCTAGACTTATTACATGGGCTGTATGTGTTGGAGTATCGCAATCGGCAAAACTGGTATGACGTGCATCCAATTGTGGTGGATTTGCTGAGAGATCAGGGCTTAGTCAATGGAACCTAGAGGATTACCAGATCCACAAATACAAAATCAGGATGCTTACGACGATTTAGTGGTCGTGATCGAAGCGAGTGAAGGTGTCCTGAGTCTCTTGATTGCGGTTTGCGATGACAGCGATTTGCGAGATGAGATTGTGGGGCGATATGAAGCAGAGCTAGAAGCCGAGATGCGCTGCTACCGCGTCCAACTCGATCGCGAAGAACCCAGCCTGAAACGAGCGATCGCCCAAACGGTTGAATCCGATGAATATCTTCAAAACCGAGGCAATGCAGTCTTTACAGTCTTGGGAGCTGAGCAGCTTTTTTTCTTGAAATTGGGGCAGGATCGATCGCAGCAGGAAATCTTCTTTGGTTATTTGCAATGGACTAGAGAAGGGTTGCGGGAGTTTCCCTATCCGATTGTGCTGTGGGTGACTAACCAACTTCTTAAGAAGTTGAGCAAAAAAGCACCTGATTTTTGGAGCTGGCGGAAAGGAGTGTTTCGGTTTGCATCTCGCAAAACAGCAATGGTGCCTAAGACAGAGATGGCTCCGCTACGCTCGACCCTGACCGAGTTAGGCATTGCTGACTTGGATGAGGAAGCTTTGTTGCCCTTAGAAGATTTACAAGCGCTGATTCAGCAAACAGAGCAAGGTACGAAAGATCCGCTTTTAGCTAACCTTTATTTTAGTATGGGTTTAATTTATACCCGCAGGTTAGAACAGGGTGAGGTTCCGGATTACCAGGCAGAGCAATTGTCTGCGATTAAATATTTTGGTAAAGCTGCTGAATTACAACAGAGGCTGGGTTTAGAGGCAGACTTCGGCACTAGCCTAACTTGGTTGGGATATCTATACAGGTCGCAAGGGCGTTACGGGGAAGCAGAACCTCTGTATGTGCAAGCATTAGAGTTGAGAAAACGCCTATTAGGAGAGGAACACCCTGCTGTAGTAGGAAGCCTCAACAATTTGGCATTACTTTACTATTCGCAAGGGCGCTACGAGGAAGCGGAACTGCTGTTGTTGCAAGCATTGGAGCTGAACCAGCAGCTCTTAGAAGAGGAGCATCCCGATATGGCAACCAGCCTCAACAATCTGGCATCCCTCTACAATTCCCAAGGGCGTTACGAGGAAGCAGAACCTCTGTATGTGCAAGCATTGGAGTTGAGAAAACGCCTGTTAGGAGAGGAACACCCTGCTGTAGCAACTAGCCTCAACAATTTGGCATTACTTTACTATTTGCAAGGGCACTATGGGCAGGCAGAACCACTGTTTTTGCAAGCGTTAGAGTTGAGCAAACGCCTATTAGGAGAGGAGCATCCCGATGTAGCACAAAGTCTCAATAACTTGGGGCTGCTTTACAATTCCCAAGGGCGTTACGAAGAAGCAGAGCCGTTGCTTGTGCAAGCATTGGAGTTGAGTAAGCGCCTGCTAGGAGAGGAGCATCCTGATGTAGCAACTAGCCTCAACAATTTGGGGCTGCTCTATAAATATCAGAGACGCTACGAAGAAGCAGAGCCGTTGCTTGTGCAAGCATTGGAGTTGAGTAAGCGCCTATTAGGAGAGGAACATCCTACTGTAGCAACCAGCCTCAACAATTTAGGGCTACTCTACAATTCCCAAGAGCGCTACGGAGAAGCAGAACTGTTGCTCGTGCAAGCATTAGAGTTAAGCAAACGCCTATTAGGAGAGGAGCATCCTGATGTGGCAACTGGCCTCAACAATTTGGGGCTGCTCTATAAATATCAGAGACGCTACGAAGAAGCAGAGCCATTGTATGTCCAAGCATTAGAGTTGAGCAAACACATATTAGGAGAGGAGCATCCTGATGTGGCGCAAAGTCTGAATAATCTAGCAGGACTCTATGATGTTCAAGGGCGCTATGAAGAGTCAGAAACACTGTATAGGAAAGCTTTAGCGATCGCAGAGCAATGCTTAGGAGAAAATCATCCGAATACCGTTACCATCCGTGAGAATTTAGAGATTTTGCGAGAGGCGATCGCTTCTCAACAATAACCTCTTACTTCTGAATCTTAATTCTGAATCAGCGATGGGCCGAGATCATTAGGTAAATCTTCAACTGTCCAATTTAATAATCGACAAAGGGCTTTCACTTGCGGCAGGGTGAGTTTAGCTTCTTTGTAGCGTCCCGTTTCCCAGTTACTCACCGTCTGTACCGAGACATCGATCGCAACTGCAACATCTCTCTGCGTCAGGCGCAGTTCTTCTCGACGCTGCTTCAAAGGAGATTCTTGCTCAGTTGCTCGTTCTTCCGTCATCTTCACAAAATCATAAGCAGCTTATATAAGCAACTTGACACAGGAAATATAAGCGGCTTATAGTTTGACTACATAGTAAACAAGCAGGTGAATCGAACAGCCCCTTCTATAAGGTTTGGCTGACCGTTCCTTGCTTCTTTCCAAGTGTCTCATCAATACCGCTACTTGTAGGCATTTCTCACCAGCGATCGCCAAAAATTTTGCTGATTGGCGGCAGTTCAGGCTGCGTTGAGCCAATGTCCTGCTCATATTATCCCCAAGCGCGATCGCGAAACAGGCGATCGTAAGGAGTTTCTATGGCTTACAGAGACCAGTTGCATCCTTGGTGTATCGTCCGGTGTTTGCCTCAGGCGCGATCGATCACCGTAGCGCGATTTCGGCGGCGGAGTGAAGCAGAGGCTCATCTGCAAATCTTGCAGCGCATTTTACCCACAGCCACCTACACCATTATGTTTGATGCCGCCATTGCCAATTTGAGCAGTTTAGAGCCTGAATCTAGCCCTTGTGCCGTCAAAAGTGGAGAAACTGAATGAGGGATAAACGCTTGCAGAGAAGGGGGTCTGGCAGGCGATCGCTCAGCTTCGTAATCTAAATCACCGACAGTGCCTCAAATTGTCACATGCCCCCGGATTGCACATCACCTCTAGCAAGCGGGAGATCACCGATATTAAATATGTCGATGTTCCCCCCACGCAGATGACCGTTGAACTTGCTACTCCCCAAGCCACCCTCGAACAAATTATCGCTAAAATCCTTGCTTCCCGCCGCATTAGCCGCCTCGACCAACGCCTGCTAATGGCTGCTTCCTATCAATCGGCTCTCACCACTCAAGAAGAGAATTTACTCAAGCAAGTTTATGAACTGCTACATCGAGGCTTGCTTAAAGCAGTGAATTAAATCACTGACAAATGAAGATTACTGTGGGCTTTGCCAAATAACTTAATACAAGTAAGAATTGGATTTGGTCAGATATGATCCGTATGGATTTATTCATCAACATCTAGGCTGAATCTTATGTCTTTTGATGCTTCTAAAAGACAAGCAAGTGGAAGTTCAAAAATCCTTAACCGCAGGATATTACCCCCCGTCAAGTTAATAGTTACCGAAGCCGCTAAGATTGAGGCTTTGTCACGGGATTTACTCCACACAAAGTTTGGTATCAAAGATCACTTCGATGTTCAGATTGATGAATATCCAAAGATCCATAACCTGAACAGTTTCGGCAAGCAAATCATCATTCAGATGATGAGGAGCAACTCTAGTTTCAGAGGATTCAAAATTGATCTAAAAGACCATATTTTGAAT
It includes:
- a CDS encoding thioredoxin, with protein sequence MQLSVNERTFKQEVLESPTPVLVNFGAPWCGLCRMINPLLSRFQTEWGEQVKLVGVNADESLKLASTYRLTTLPTLLWIEGGKVLHRIDSFHGRDDLRIALEKIATSRTLSARKLPTSS
- a CDS encoding NAD(P)H-quinone oxidoreductase subunit 5, translated to MEPIYQYAWLIPVLPLLGAMIVGLGLISFSQTTAHLRRVSAIFIVSLIGAAMVLSFALLWSQLQGHETYTQMIDWAAAGNFQLAMGYTIDHLTSLMLVIVTTVAFLVMIYTDGYMAHDPGYVRFYAYLSLFSSSMLGLVISPNLVQVYIFWELVGMCSYLLIGFWFDRKAAADACQKAFVTNRVGDFGLLLGILGLFWATNSFEFDVIGDRLQELTASGSLSAGLAALFAVLVFLGPVAKSAQFPLHVWLPDAMEGPTPISALIHAATMVAAGVFLIARMFPVFEGIPLVMDVIAWTGAFTAFLGATIAITQNDIKKGLAYSTMSQLGYMVMAMGAGAYTAGLFHLMTHAYFKAMLFLGSGSVIHGMEGVVGHDPAYAQDMRMMGGLRKYMPITGLTFLIGTLAISGIPPFAGFWSKDEILGAAFAANPALWAVGWLTAGITAFYMFRMYFSTFEGPFRGTDSDIRQQIRIETLQARGLAFGPGAMNPQELTLGEAEDHEVDSGHDHEHSASPHESPFSMTLPLLVLAVPSMLIGLVGTPFNNYFEAFIHPPTEAAHEVMEAAEAFNLNEFLVLAGGSVGVSLIGITLASLMYLRHQIDPGAIAAKIPSLYQLSKNKWYFDEIYDAVFIQGSRRLARQVLEVDVRIVDGVVNLAGFVTLITGEGLKYLENGRAQFYALIVFGAVLGLVILSGIT
- the ndhD1 gene encoding photosynthetic/respiratory NAD(P)H-quinone oxidoreductase subunit D1, coding for MTHFPWLSTSILFPIAAALLLPIIPDKDGRTVRWYALIVGLLDFALLVYAFYTQYDFSNPGLQLVESYSWVPQLDLKWSVGADGLSMPLILLTGFITTLATLAAWPVTLKPKLFYFLLLAMYGGQIAVFAVQDMLLFFLVWELELIPVYLLLAIWGGKKRLYAATKFILYTAGGSLFILVAALAMAFYGDTVTFDMRSLMDKNLPVNLQLWLYGAFLIAYAVKLPIFPLHTWLPDAHGEATAPVHMLLAGILLKMGGYALIRMNAEMLPDAHAYFAPILVVLGVVNIIYAALTSFAQRNLKRKIAYSSISHMGFVLIGIGSFTELGMSGAVLQMVSHGLIGASLFFLVGATYDRTHTLILDEMGGVGQQMPKIFSMFTACSLASLALPGMSGFVAELMVFVGFSTSDAYSSTFKVIIVFLAAIGVILTPIYLLSMLREIFFGPENKELTSHEALIDAEPREVFIVACLLIPIIGIGFYPKLLTQVYDSKTAQLTARLRDSVFTVAQRPQSTTASTLPSFLPLGIKAQSLQAPTIGDR
- a CDS encoding Uma2 family endonuclease, whose amino-acid sequence is MAVQLLRRQFTVAQYHQMVEAGILTEDDRVELLEGEIIEMSPIGRRHAACVNRLVRLFSERLGVSEAIRRNRVIVAVQNPVELSDRSEPQPDVALLQPRPDFYEAGHPQPQDILLLVEVADTTVEFDREIKMPLYAKSGVREVWLVDLNQNAIAVYREPSLSGYAQMQQLQRGQVLTVQAIADVSLAVDEVLG
- a CDS encoding ATP-binding protein is translated as MADELLKAFQEAYRNLELSPLNDQKDLERFRVDYGNDVIAELEQLVEDSPNADGKIIFTGHRGCGKSTLLAEFTRRFDDRYFVVLFSIADTIEMSDVNHTNILFAIAVNLMTEAEKQQIPIPKSTRNEFYKWFATRTKTETQTVGAEVSGGLELLKIISSKLKVDATVRHEIKQEFERRISDLVAQINIIAASIQAVAKKDVLVIIDDLDKLELSRVNDIYRDNIKALCLPGFRIIYTIPIPVLRDKFLRPLLETETNDQVVVMSVVKLFEKGKSRQPDAQPRPEAYEVLCEILKKRISDQLLEHHTAEKIVLSSGGVLRELIRIANECCRICLRLIRRQPDQPVVIDDEILDQAVNGIRNDFAVPLGKVDYEILRKTYESFMPDDPKQAEFLDLLHGLYVLEYRNRQNWYDVHPIVVDLLRDQGLVNGT
- a CDS encoding tetratricopeptide repeat protein, whose translation is MEPRGLPDPQIQNQDAYDDLVVVIEASEGVLSLLIAVCDDSDLRDEIVGRYEAELEAEMRCYRVQLDREEPSLKRAIAQTVESDEYLQNRGNAVFTVLGAEQLFFLKLGQDRSQQEIFFGYLQWTREGLREFPYPIVLWVTNQLLKKLSKKAPDFWSWRKGVFRFASRKTAMVPKTEMAPLRSTLTELGIADLDEEALLPLEDLQALIQQTEQGTKDPLLANLYFSMGLIYTRRLEQGEVPDYQAEQLSAIKYFGKAAELQQRLGLEADFGTSLTWLGYLYRSQGRYGEAEPLYVQALELRKRLLGEEHPAVVGSLNNLALLYYSQGRYEEAELLLLQALELNQQLLEEEHPDMATSLNNLASLYNSQGRYEEAEPLYVQALELRKRLLGEEHPAVATSLNNLALLYYLQGHYGQAEPLFLQALELSKRLLGEEHPDVAQSLNNLGLLYNSQGRYEEAEPLLVQALELSKRLLGEEHPDVATSLNNLGLLYKYQRRYEEAEPLLVQALELSKRLLGEEHPTVATSLNNLGLLYNSQERYGEAELLLVQALELSKRLLGEEHPDVATGLNNLGLLYKYQRRYEEAEPLYVQALELSKHILGEEHPDVAQSLNNLAGLYDVQGRYEESETLYRKALAIAEQCLGENHPNTVTIRENLEILREAIASQQ
- a CDS encoding helix-turn-helix transcriptional regulator yields the protein MTEERATEQESPLKQRREELRLTQRDVAVAIDVSVQTVSNWETGRYKEAKLTLPQVKALCRLLNWTVEDLPNDLGPSLIQN